In one window of bacterium DNA:
- a CDS encoding S1 RNA-binding domain-containing protein, with protein HVKKVEDVVNEGDEVMVKVIGIDEHDRISLSRKALLHERR; from the coding sequence ATCATGTCAAAAAAGTTGAGGATGTAGTTAATGAAGGAGACGAAGTAATGGTTAAGGTGATTGGGATTGATGAGCATGATAGAATCAGTTTAAGCCGAAAGGCACTGCTTCACGAACGAAGATAG